A segment of the Dermacentor andersoni chromosome 5, qqDerAnde1_hic_scaffold, whole genome shotgun sequence genome:
CCTAGACATATGTCAATGGCGCAGATGCAACGGTGTGCGAACACCAACACTTGAACTGCAGAATTAGCACAATGTTGTCAACAACAGTGTGGTGGAAAATTCTCATTTTGAAAACTTCATGGGTGCACACCTTGGGAAAAAAACTGTCCAGTGACCACGCAAAGCCCCTACTGCAAAACCGTTCAGTTTTCACAACTGTGCTGTGTACCCACAACGGGTGGCTAATCgttttttgagcacaacaaacacaacctcaGACTCGAGCCACGGCATTTCCGGGGATTTCCAGCGCAATACTCTCAGTCTTTCATGAGCACCACATCCCCCTTATATATATGGCCACTGCCCCGATAAGAACAGCCAAAGCTCGCGGCCTTTTTTGCACCTGAATAACGTTTTGCTTTGCTGAATACACTGCATTTTGACTTACTCACAGTTATGGCATAATTAAAGCTTGACTGCTTTGTCTTTTCTTGAGTGGTCGCTTATATTGAATTACCGCTCATAATGAATTTTTTCGCCGTCCCATTGACTTCGTTTTAACTATATGTGAAGCTTCTGCCATAAATTTAGTTGCAAGCAAGCATCTTGTCCTGTTCTTTCCGTTTTGTCTTTGCGTTGAGATTTAAAAACTTCCTACAATGTATAAAACGAATTCCCGACAGTTTCCCGCTCTCTGGATGAGACCAATAAAATGTGTTGTCAGGCAAGTTCGTTCATGATGCGAAATtaatagagagagaaaagaagaaatgcaCAAGACGAAACAGTGGAACCACTAACTGATGTATTTTGATACATGCATGCACAATAATACCAACAACAAGGACAATTGAATAAAGAACACTGCCAGTGCTTTACCAGAACTAAGGACCTTGTCAATTTAACCTTTTCAGAAACCTGTTTTCGTCCTTCCTCAAGTTGACAGACATGTCACTAACACAACCACCAAGCCTGTGCCTGGTGATGAAAAGAGACTAACCTTCTCCACGTCGGTCCACGCCTTGACTTTCTTGAGGAACAGCACAGCCTCCTTGGTCTTGGTGAGGTCCTGCACCTTGTCGCTCACCACCAGCGGCACCTCGGGGATCTGCTCAATCTTGTGACCCTTGGAGAGCACCAGCCCCGGCACTCCAGAGGCGGCCACCGCCGAGCAGATGGCGTAGCGCTTCTGCGCCACGTTGATGTGACGGTGCCAGCGGCGGTACGTCTTGGTCGGTGCAAACATGCGGCCACCACGGCACATGTTGCCAAAGGCACCCTGGCCTGAGCGGTGGGTACCTGCAGGCGTGCGTGGCAGAAATATGAAACTTAATGGGAGGGGACACGAGAAATTCCACAAATTGTGCTTTCAACACATACCACACACGCAAGATTAAAGTTAATAGATTTCATAGTGTAGATCAGGAGCACCTGAAAATAGACAAAACAGGACATGCattgtacagtcaaaccttgttaaTATGTACCCGCTTAATGCGTAATTGCGGTTTAAACGTAGTTGCGAAGATTCCCCCACCCAGGCCCCATTGAACCCCATATATTGGCTGACCGCTTAAGCCGTAGTCATTCGGTGCCCACcaaatgtttagtgtgtacagtcaaacccggctatatcgaactcgcaaaaaaacgcctgtcagttcgatatagagcataattcgatataagcctgctaaataattggatgtcataaaagcacataccatttataaaatcactttattaacgaaactagcttagttttctagcattttcttctgcttgggcaatttcgctgcctgcgacgcacacacttccccacgttgtcaaaggagtcggagcagctgaggccgcaaccttccgcattcgcacagaagcgccggactaatgcgagtgcaccaatcacttcggaggatgtgggcaaaggaccgtagttgctttcctcaatgtgcctactttcatttgtgctcggtacgatgtcggcgatgtagtcttcgtttccggcctctaccgtggtcgcgacagcatcatctgcactcaccaactcgtccaccgttgattcgaatgtcccgaaaattttgacagctcgctccaaacttcggcaacactggcaacggcttcgtcgcagtgatcagaatttacagtcctcaccgagcacgcggaaaccggcgcgtatgaagaacccctcgtacacggccgtgcgtacgcgtcgggcgccatgggcaccgggttgcgagtctggccactttagccctaatcgtgccgagagtgcacctcggaatcttgcacgctgcggggacatccaacttctcatcgcgttcgacgcgatttgtgatttcgagcttcacgacaaaaggcgaattctgccgcttcatcacggcaacactgcgggagaaggcccacaaggcgcaaacacgataaaccagagaagcagctcgacaactcgcactttcgccatcttgcacgaagagagcacaagagcctctgattggctgtctgagcaagcgctgtaggcgggccaggatcattttttgctggggagtgtcgctagatagtgatctaaagaaaggaaggacgcttgatactgcaacccgtgagggagcacggcgaagcgccgtcaggggagagggggtggtaagtgaaagatgatagagaaagagggaggacgtggcctaatagactccactatgcgcgacagggggagtgtcgacggctcgaccgaacagcccgaggcagcgcggtcacggtagggagagcggttggatggagccgcgccgccgggtttccccgctaccgcgagggaaagccaacttctgggggcacttttccgccgcttgacgttcgatatatcgggagtcactgcaatatttgttcgatgtaagcgtaatttttgctatatatactcattgtaactataccgtgaccagaaattgttcgatatatagaataattcgatgtaaacgggttcgatatagtcgggttcgactgtactattAGAGTGTTTTAGCAGAAAGTTtttgacggtccgctccgctctcgCGTACCCGCTCACAGTTAGCGGAGCGGCGGACGAAGAATCAGTTTCAGTGGAGCGCCCGGCTGCGTCCGAAAGGCATGTGCTCGCCTGACGCGCCACCTTGCTGCAGAAGGTAAAACCGCTATGAACATAATACTCAAGTTGTAAGAATTGCCGCAATAAAATATTTGGAATTACTCAAATGTCTGAAGGCATTTCACGCAATACATTGCGCTttcatttattatatatatatatatatatatatatatatatatatatatatatatatatatatatatatataatccttaCATTAACGAAGCCGTTACGCTGTGTTGTAGCCAAGGCAAGGTTTATTGCTATTTCAGTACACCTAAAACGTGGTCCTCATAAACAAACGCGCGCACATGGCAGGGTTCTGGAATGGGTTCATGGCCACGACCTCCCGAAGTAGAAGATCTTCGTGTCTCCTAAAGTGTACTCTAGGTTTGCGCTTTACAAATCCCCATTCAAACGAGCTCGTTGACGGCCCAGCAGCACTGGGGGCAGCCATTTTGCTTCGCTAGACCCGCTAGACCCGCTCGCCGCGCTCCGCTGAGAAAGCTTTCTAGCGGAGAGTGGGCTCCCGTCCGCTCGCCCGCTCACGGGTCGCGCATGCGCACGTGCGCTTCCGCTAGCCCGCTGAGCGGACCGTcaaaaacgttctgctaaaacagccTATTTTCTTTCGTGTTCTATGTGCACAGGCACAAAATTGGCAAAATCTCGTGTGCAGACATTTGATTCTTGAGCTGCAACACCTGGACGACAGCCGCCAGCGGTACTGACATTAAAACTTGGCCACCATGACATATTTCCTGCTCCTACAGCTGTTGCCGACTGCAGTGCACAAaagcatggcctcagagattgacTTCTGGTAACGCAAGAAGCTCCCGGTAAGAGTGTGAATTCGCTGACCTCGTTGAGCGCCACCCAATTCAAGTAGCAACAGTGCAGGAGCGCATATTATTTAAATGCGtaggcatttctatgcttaccgaACGAGAAAAATGTCCCTCTGCCCCTCCGTCCTGTAAAACCACCGCTTTCAAGACAAagccagcagcagcaagcaactgTACCTTCACGTTGCCTGTTGCTTCAACGCGAAGGAGGTGGTGAGAACACAGTGCTCAAGAAGCTCTCGGCTAAGCCgcaccctgcccctttcgcagatcactttcaagatgtgGGCCCGTGCATTTCTCTTCAGCGTGCGGAGTTAATATCGGGactctgtccgcatcgcagattgtTTTCAAGATACGGTCTGCATAACCATGCCATATATGCAGGCGCTGCTGGTGTACGTTTGATCACAGTTCATGATGGTTCGACgcagatggataaggcgctaatgAGCGATATGGGCTTATAATGATTGGAACGTTGTCAGCGCACTGGGTGCCGCCATCCGCACCAGTTCGTGTGACTACAGCGCTGTCGTTCGTCTGTACAGGTCAGATCAAGTTTAATAACACTGATAATGACATCAGGCTGCGTGGAGAGGAGCAACTGACccaatgcttatgcatacttagacagCTTCCAGAGAaatttctgcatgaatttttttaAATTCCAGTGTACTTGCAGTCGTGCTGTTCCACGGTATTTGCTGTGGCACGTCATGTTTATGTTATCGGGAAGTTGATGCTGCATCAGTGGAGTTATCTGATAGCGACATTGTTGCTGCTGTCGCACCTTGCCCATCCTCAAGCTAAAGTGATGACGACAAAGACGATGTGGAAGTAGATGACGGCCTTTCATTATATGACGCTGCGTGTGCTTTCAGTGTCATGTGAACCTTTACAGAGAAGCAGGGCCTTGTGGACAATCTCGCTCGTGGCCTTAGAGTTCGAAGATGTACGGCAAGGCCACCATGGCGGCATGCTAAGATTGCTGATCTTTTGCTGCCTACTTACAAATAAAGCCTGtctgtgtgttcatgtttgaGAGCATTGTGACTTAGTTCTTTTCCGGCCGGTAGCAGCTTCTAAACTGGCACTGGCGGTTCATTCGTACATTGTTTAGTGCTTACCTAAACATAGTTCCCAGCCGACTCCGTATGAAGGAGGTTTGACTGCGCACGATGACGCCAAATGGTCTACCATACTGAATATGCTGCTCTCGACAAGTTACTGCCTTCATGTCTGGCTAAGGTCATGTCTAAACTTAGAACCATCCACACATAACTGTCAGAGCTGAAACAAGTGAAAACACCTCGGCAACTCCAATTCTGGGGTTTGCACATTAAAACCAGAATACAATTAGGAGGCATGCCGTTGTGGGGGCACttcggatgaattttgaccactaATGGGGCCACTGCAGCGGGGTTCCAATCCCGCACCCTTGGGTTTAGCAGCACCATGCCACAGCCACCCACAACACCACGATTGGCACCCCTTGGCAACTCTGGCTTTTGGTCCTGGCAAGGGAGGTCAAGCCCAGTGGCCATTGAAAGCGCATATGTGACACAGCGATAGAAAGTACATATATTTATATTTGAAATTGTAATCCCGAGATTCGTACTCGTTGGGACAATGCCCACAATGCCTACTGAGCAAATTGTTAACAGGTTTAGTTAGAAGTGCACCAAACGAGACATCTAGGACAGGATATTCTTAACTAGCAACTGACAGACAACAGTAAACTTTATTGCACACACACTACACCGGTGTTACGAAAATGAGCAGCAGCAGGGCGCTTACATTCTCATCGGCACGTTTTCGCACTCAAGAAGGCAATGAATGGCTGGCTGATGGAAATCCTATCACTGCCTTTTATATAAAATGCTGCATTAATGCTCGGAGCAGTGCTAGTGTCAGACTGGTCAAGCAAACGAGACTTACCACACGAATACATTCCTTTTTACAACAAGGCAGTGCGATGTGCCACCACACAATTCACTTTTATGCAACTTTACTGTCCTATACATAATTCGATATTCATTCTTTCCATGTGCCCCCACCCCATTCAATATGTACCATGTTCGTCATCGCGCCTCTCATTATTGCCTTTGCTTTACTTCCATCTACTTTTGGATGTTGCTTTGATTGATGCACAGGGTTTAGCGTCCCAGAGCAACGCTGGGGCTATGAAAAACGCCGCAGTCGGGGGCTTCACATCTATTACCTTATGTCGTTTGACGTGTGCATACAcagttttcttttgcatttcacacccatcaAATTGCGGTCGTCGGGGCTGGCAATGAAACCCGCCATTCCAGATGCAATATTCTGCGCACAGGTCTTCCGGGCGGCAACGCTCACAACAACGCAAGCGGTTTGCTCTCGAGGCGGACTCACCTCCGCCGCGCACGCGGGGAATACGCGCCACAGCACGGCCCGTGCCCCAGGACTCGGCGGAAGTCTGGTGCCCAGCTTCCTTCGacacggcgtacggctggcggcTGTTCTTCGCCATGTTCATGTGGACGAAGTTCACGATGTCGGGCCTGATGGGCGCCTTGAAGACGGCCGGCAGCGCCACGGTGGCGCCGGACAGCTCGTTCTTCTCATTGTAAACGTTGACCAAAGGTCGCGCTAAGGTGTACGCCTGCAAAAGAAAAGCGCGAAAGTTGCAAAGACTCTGCTGTCACGCTCGCGGTATCTCGATCGGTATTTAGGGCTGGACAGATTGCACTCAAAACTAGGGCGGCACTAAGCGGCCGGCGCATGTCATTCATCACTACGACGTGGAGCGACGTAgcaaactactgcgacgctaacCGCACGATCCAGACCGACAAAAAGATGCCCCTCCGACACTGAGCGTGTCAAAACTCGCGAGACAAACTCCTGTACCACGTGGCGCAAGTCTGTAGAACAGCGATGTGACAGGCATTACGTCAATCAGACACTGATGAATTACGTGAAGCACGTAAAACCACTGCATCGATTCAACAGACTACATTAAGCAACACGTAGCATGCGGGCCTGAAGaccgctttcttttcttctcacgctatTTACCGTTACAAACTCACGCACTAAGCCTACTGCTGCCGGCTTCCAATCAAGCGAAACATTTCGCACGCAGTCAGAAATTAATGCGCTAAACATACCAGCGTAATCTCAACGACAATATATGATGCGCTAACAGCGTAAGATTTCATGGAGAAATTAATTACTTACCATTTTTAAACGCGATTATGTCACGGAGACTACCTATCGCCTGCGCATATGGCGACGACGGAGCCGAAAAAGGGCGTAATGATACATGCACACACTTTTCAGACCGGAAAGCCGGAACCTCTTATACCAGAAACTGCCGGAAACACACGAGCAGAAAGAGGTTGTTCCTGCCGCGACGAAAAATAGATCTCAAAAGAagcatttttttccttttgttcagTACAAGAGAAAACTGTTTCTATGTTACTTTTTATGTATACTTCAAAATAATGTATCAAATTATCCGTTAGCCATAGTAAAATATTATATGTTTCACAATTGCTATCGCTGACGtttgtggcgccatctcttgtaaACACCCCAACATATTGCCAACACTGCTCTGCAGAGAAGACGACTTTGCGTGCTTATCAACACTTCCGACATGGTGAGTGGATATGTAAATAATGCATTCGTGTTGATTATTTTCTAGCTTTTGTGGAACAGGACACCTGCATACATTGATGTTCATCTTTCCAGCAGGCTGGAGAGCGTGAATTAAACGACGGCCACCACGATGTAATAGTGCGCTACTTGAAGTTCTCCAAATCGCAGCGAGCCCAGCGCCTCAAAGTTATCGACAAAAGTTTCGACGACGTGAAGCATGCGAGGTATACTTTTATTTGTCTCGCATAAAGCACGAAATGGTAAATAGGGGCTGGTTTCAACGCGCATGTTTACGCAGGCTCCTCGAGGAAACGTACACGTCCGAGGAAGTTCAACAGATCCTCGACGATCTTTGCACCGTAGTGCGAGCTGAGGTTGAGAGCGAGCTTATCAACTCGGCTCATGCAAACGTGGTTCTGCTCAGACAACTCTGCAAGCAAGCGGAACAGTGGCACCTCCAGCTTCAGGCAGATATGTCGGAACTTGAAGATGGGTAAGCTCATACATGGCGTCCGCACTAGTATCTTTCCCAGCTCGTAAAACGCGAACGTGACACAcattctcggacgatcactttcggcgatactttCGCATGACGTGGCGCCCAGCCAGCCAATCATCTCAGCCGGTTTTGGTCAGAAAGTGATGTCCACGAAAGTGACCGTCCGAGAATATCCCCATATGTCGGCGTCAAGAATTTGTTGGACCGTGGTATTCGAGAAAACGTTGCATTTCCGAGCAGTCTGTGAAACCGTATTCTTCCTTGTCctcactctaattttttcaacaAGATTGTGTTTTTGTTATGCTTCATTCAATAACGTACATGGCACCTTGGTTTGCCTGGTTCATCCAGACTTTCTAATGCCGACACGAAGCGAAACCAATGTTTCATGTCAGTGCAGCAGCTTAAACCTCTGATTGTGAGGTTCCTGCACAGCAGCGGCTTTTCATATTTGACACATGAACCAGGTAAGCAAAAATGCAGTGTGTTGTATTGAGTATTGTAGGCCAAAAATGCGATCTTGGGAAATTTTAGCGCAAGCAAAGGAGCATGGTAAGCCCAAAGTCTCTTATAATTGCTGGAGTGTGGGTTGCCATGTAGTCGCTCTAGCCAGGATCACTACAGTGATGTGAAGTAAGCACATAACTGAATTAATTGGGGGTAAAGGTTTCCTTTAGTCATAATCGTTGGCAATTTAGCTTTTAATTTGTGTATCTATATTATATGCCTCGTGTTCCCAGATCGCTAATTGAAAATGTTggtggcatggaactggaaggaTTGAGCACAGGAAAGCAATTGCAGGCATCTTCGTCAAGGTCACACAAGTTGAGCCCCCTTGAGGACTCGCACGGACCGAGCGCTCTTCTGCAGAAAGTATGTCCCAAAATGAATTGGCGATGGATTGCTTGTAAAGAAGCTGTGATTCACAGGCTTCTTGGATTTCTCTGTGTACCCTTGCATATTTTGGTCTTGCAGGAAATAGCACGAATGAAGAGTGAAAATGCAATGCTTCGAAGTCGGCTGAAGGACGTTGAAAGTCAGGTAGGGAGGCTTAGTTTTGCAGGTTTTATATGTAATAGTAGCACCATATGGCTATTGTTGAAGTTAACAGTGGCATGACGCACAGAAAATACAGTGAATCAGACAAGCACATCTGCACTAACATTTCGCTTTGGTCAAAATCAGAGCATGTCATTCATTACCTGTTCTATCCGCATGTCCTGGCACCACTAGTGCCGGTAATGTTTGATGAAGAAGCCAAAGTTTGAGTGAGTGCATTCTGTGTATTTAAGTGACACCACTGTTTTTATTTTCAGGTTTCTCAGATACTCAACCAGAAGTCCGAGCTGGCTGAGAGGTTTAACCAGAAGAAGTGTGAGCTCCTGGAAAGCTTGAGGAACAAGGTAATGCCTTCTCTGTTGATAATTTTGGTTAGTGTCAGTTAACCTTACGTTTTGCCCAAAGTGCTGTTGCCCAAACAGCACTCATCAACACTTTTCTGCACTATATATATTGCAATTGTTGCATGAATGACGTGAAGTGCAAGTTTGTGCAAGCTGCACGTCTTTGAATCGAACCTGTTTACTTTGAGCTTGACTTATTTGTTACGGATTCACAGTGCATACACATTCATACATATCTGTCTCAATTGTCCTCTATGCATCACTTGAAGATATCTGAGGCAAATTATGCTCTAGCTACCAAGCTGTCACATTGATCTAGccgggattagatatggaggaGTTTTAGAAATAGCGTAGGCCCTCTGCATTCTTTTGTGCTCCTTTTGTACTCTTTCATACATCTAGCAGATTTAGTCCCCATGACTTTGGGTTCCCTATATTTCTAAGATTCCCAATTGGCACTGATCTGAAATTTCTGCCTCTTTTGAACACATGTatgttaaagggtccctgaaacaatTTGGACAAATTTTGCAGACTCGTAGGGTGCAGCTACAGCAAAACATTCGTGCCACAATAGACCTCTCCCT
Coding sequences within it:
- the LOC126530301 gene encoding leucine zipper transcription factor-like protein 1, which gives rise to MQAGERELNDGHHDVIVRYLKFSKSQRAQRLKVIDKSFDDVKHARLLEETYTSEEVQQILDDLCTVVRAEVESELINSAHANVVLLRQLCKQAEQWHLQLQADMSELEDGSLIENVGGMELEGLSTGKQLQASSSRSHKLSPLEDSHGPSALLQKEIARMKSENAMLRSRLKDVESQVSQILNQKSELAERFNQKKCELLESLRNKERKMDESTEFIEDQMTKVKLEMEESLNKSRLSQQKLESDLVVTKQKLLEVQAQLDLAEKELEKKFSQTAAYTNMKKMLATKNDQIKELRTVLATFQTGEA